The Nocardioides houyundeii genome includes the window CGGACCTCGACCCGCTCCCAGTGCATGCCGTCGTCCTCGCCGAGCGACATCGGGAACCGCGGCATCACCCCGCCCGACTCCTCGAGGGCGCTGCGCCAGCGCTCACGCACCTCCGCCGGCGCCGGCTCCATGGCCCGCAGTGCGGCCGTGTGGTCGGCGAAGGGCGGCGGGGCGGGCAGTCCCGCGAACGGCTCGTGGCCCAGCCGTACGGCGTCCAGGGCGCTGAGCAGGTCCCGGGCGATCACCAGCATCGACCACATGTCGACATGCGCGTGGTCGGCGGCCACCACCACGGTCTGACCGTCCGCCGTCTCCAGCAGGGAGAGCCGGTGCGACGGCGCGGAGCAGGGGCGGCACGCGGCGTCGAGGAGCTCGCGCAGCGCGTCGTTCACCGCCTGCCCAGGACCGATCCGGTGGTCGGCCCACCGGCCCTCGCCGACGGCGGTCGCGTGCAGCTCGGGGCCGTCAGGGCCGGGGGAGAAGACCGAGCGCAGCGTGCCGTGCCGGAGCAGGACCGCCCGCCAGGCCGCCTCCACCTCGTGGACCGGCCTGGCGGAGGGGAGCCGGAAGGAGAGGGCCATCCACGACCCCTCGCGGTCACCGGCCCCGACGTGTCGTCGCTGGTCGAACGAGACGGGCAGGGCGCGGTCGGTGGGCACGACCGACAGCTCATAGGTGCGCAACCGACCGAAGGGCAGCCGAAGATGAGCGATGTTGGTCAGGCGCATGAGCCGTACCCTAGGTCTCCCGTCACGGACAGGAGCCCCGGCTTGCCCAGACTCACCGTGCCCCACGCCGAGCTCGACTGGGAGCTCAGCGACGAGGGCGGCGCCCCCGTCGTCCAGCTGCACGGCCTCACCTCCAGCCGGTACCGGGACCGGCTGCTCGACCTGGACCTCGGCCTGGGGCTCAGCGGCACCCGACTGCTGCGCTACGACGCACGCGGGCACGGTCGGTCCACCGGACGGAAGGTGCCGCAGGACTACCGGTGGGAGGCGCTTGCCGACGACCTGCTGCGGCTCCTGGACCACGTGTTCCCCGGGGAGGCGGTGCACGGGGTCGGGCCGTCCATGGGGTGCGGCACCCTGCTGCACGCGATCACCCGGCGACCTGACCGGTTCTCCGCGCTGACTCTGGTGGTGCCGCCCACGGCGTGGGAGACGCGCACGGCCAAGTCTGCGGACTACCTGGAGGCCGCTGACCTGGTGGACCGCGAGGGGTTCGAGGCGTTCGTCGCGGTGGGAGCCGCGGTCGCTCTGCCGCCGGCGACGGTCGGTACGCCGCGCACGGTGCCCGACGTGCCGAAGGAGATGCTCTCCACCCTGTTCCGCGGCGCGGCGCTCACCGACCTGCCACCCCGCGACGCCGTGGCCCGGATTGCCGTGCCGACCACGGTGCTGGCCTGGACCGACGACCCCTCGCACCCGCAGAGCACCGCGGAGGAGCTGGTCTCGCTGGTGCGGGGGAGCCGGCTGGTGCTGGCGAGCGCGCCGGAAGACGTCGCCCGGTGGCCAGGGCTGCTGCACGAGCAGGTGCAGTCCCGGCACGGGACGCGCTCAGGAGATCCTCATTCACTCTCCTGACGTGCCTGCTCGTCGAGCAGCGCGCGGGCGTGCTCGCCGTCCTCCTCCTGGTCAAGCCCCCTGCGGAAGCTCTCCAGCTTTTCCTCCCCGCCCGGGAACGGCGGCAGCAGCGGTACGTCGGGGTCCACGATCGCCTCCAGCACCACCGGTCGGTCGGCGGCCAGCGCCCGGTCCCAAGCCGAGTCCAGCTCCTCGGGGCGCTCCACCCGGATGCCGGTGAGGCCGAGCAGGTCGGCGTACCGGGCGTAGGGAAAGTCCGGCAGCGTCTGGCTGGCGTCGAAGCGCGGGTCGCCCTCGGTCTCGCGCTGCTCCCAGGTCACCTCGGCGAGCTCGTCGTTGTGCAGCACCAGCACCACGAACCGCGGGTCCGCCCAGTCGCGCCAGCGGTGCGCGACGGTGACCAGCTCGGCGATGCCGTTCATCTGCATCGCGCCGTCGCCGACCAGCGCCACCACCGGCCGGTCCGGGGCGGCCAGCTTGGCCGCGATGCCGTAGGGCAGGCCCGACCCCATCGACGCCAGCGTCGAGGACAGGTGGGCCGGCACGCCGGGTGGCAGGGTGAGGTGCCGGGCGTACCAGTAGGTGATGGACCCGACGTCCACGGCCACCTGAGCGTCCGCGGGCAACCGGGAGGACAGGGCGCGCACCACCCGCTCGGGACTGAGCGGGTGGGCGTCGGCGTTGGCGCGCTCCGCGGCGATCTCGTGCCAGCGCACCACCTGTTCGGTGACGCGCTCGCCCCACACGGGGTCGCGTTCCTCCTCCAGCAGCGGCAGCAGCGCCTCGAGCGTCTCGGCGGCGTCGCCCACCAGGCCCACCTCGACGGGGTAGCGGTTGCCCAGGTGGCGGCCGTCGATGTCCACCTGCACGCCGCGGGCCTGTCCCGGCGCGGGATAGAACTCTGTCCAGGGGTCGTTGCTGCCGACGATGAGCAGGGTGTCGCACTGGTCCAGCAGCCACCCGGACGCGGTGGTGCCCAGGTGGCCCATCACCCCGCAGCTGGTGGGCAGCGTCTCGTCCCACCACGGCTTGCCGAGCAGGCTCGTGGTCACCCCGGCGCCGAGCCGCTCCGCGACCGCGCGGACCTGGTCGCCGGCGTCGCGCGCCCCCTGGCCCACCAGCAGCGCGACCCGCTGCCCGGCGTTGAGCACCGCAGCGGCCTCCGCCAGGTCGTGCTCGGCGGGCAGCACCCGGGGCGGGCGCCACTGCGGCACGGTCGGCACCACGCCGTGCTCGTGCGGCAGGTCCTCGGGCGCGGGCTCCACCTGGATGTCGTGGGGCAGGATCACCACGCACGGCGAGCGGGTGGCCAGCGCGGTGCGGAAGGCGCGATCGATGACCATGGCGGCCTGCTCGGGTGCCAGCACCGCCTGCACGTACTGCGCCGCGACGTCTTTGAACAGGCTGCTGAGGTCGATCTCCTGCTGGTACTCCGCCCCCAGGGCGGTGGTCGGTTGCTGACCCACGATCGCGACGACCGGCTGGTGGTCGAGCTTGGCGTCGTACAGCCCGTTGAGCAGGTGGACGGCGCCCGGACCCTGGGTGCTGATCATCACTCCGACCTCGCCGGTGTACTTGGCGTGCCCCACCGCCATCAGCGCGGCGTTCTCCTCGTGCCGGGCCTGCACGAACTCCGGGTCACCGCCGGCCCGGCGCAGCGCCCCCATCACCGGGTTGATGCCGTCGCCGGAGTAGCCGAAGAGCCGGCCGACCCCCCACGCGCGCAGCCGCTCCACGACCAGGTCGGCCACCAGCCGCTGCTCAGCCACGTCGTCCTCGCATCGCCTTCTCCTCCTGCTCGCCGAGCACCCACGTGCCCACCGGACGCGGGCCTCATGCGGGGCCTTCGCGCAGCGCCGGAGTCGGCGCCTAGGGTTCGCGCATGGACCACCTGCTGATGCGCGACGTACGGCTGGTGCCCGTGCGTGCCGGCGATGTCGTGCCCGACGCCCCCGTCGACATCCGGATCCGCGGCGGCGAGGTGACCGAGGTCGGTCCCGGCCTGGCGGTCGAGGACGCCGAGGTCGTCGACGGTGGCGGGGGATGGGTGATCCCCGGGCTCTGGGACCACCACGTGCACCTGGCCCAGTGGACGCTGGCCAGCAGCCGCCTGGACCTCAGCCCGGCCCGCTCCGCGGCCGACGCGGTGCGGATGGTGCGCGAGCGCCTGGATGAGTGGCCGGACCGGCCCGTCATCGGGTGGGGGCACCGGTCCACCGCGTGGCCGGAGGAGCCGGTGGTCTCCATGCTTGACGCCATCGACACCGACCAGCCGATCATCCTGATCGCCGGCGACGGTCACCACGGCTGGCTCAACACCACCGCACTGGTCACCCTGGCGCTGCCGGTGCGCGAGGGCGTGGTCTCCGAGGCCGAGTGGTTCCGCGCCTACGGCCGGCTCGCCACGGTGATCGGCGACGACGGCAGCGGCCCCGACGCCTACCGCCGTACCTTCGACGGGGCCGCCCGCCTCGGCGTCGTGGGGGTCACCGACTTCGAGTTCTCCGGGGGCTTCCGGGAGTGGGTGGAGCGCCGCCGCGGCGGCGCCGACACCCTGCGGGTGCGGATGGCCACCTACGCCGACGGGCTCGACGAGGTGATCGCGGCAGGTCTGCGCACCGGCGACCCCCTGCCCGACTGCGACGACCTGATCCGGATGGGACCGCTGAAGATCATCAGCGACGGCTCGCTGAACACCAAGACCGCCT containing:
- a CDS encoding peptide synthetase; amino-acid sequence: MRLTNIAHLRLPFGRLRTYELSVVPTDRALPVSFDQRRHVGAGDREGSWMALSFRLPSARPVHEVEAAWRAVLLRHGTLRSVFSPGPDGPELHATAVGEGRWADHRIGPGQAVNDALRELLDAACRPCSAPSHRLSLLETADGQTVVVAADHAHVDMWSMLVIARDLLSALDAVRLGHEPFAGLPAPPPFADHTAALRAMEPAPAEVRERWRSALEESGGVMPRFPMSLGEDDGMHWERVEVRDVLDVDGSASLDALAAGLGVSALAVVVAAMTRVTRVLADEPLRAVFPVHSRYEPTWHDSVGWFITNSVLCSDDPDPRAAAAAVKDAVRLGSWPLEDVLSPWGGMPEAPGMFAISWLDLRRLPVRVDATGLEAQYVGASIRTDGVMLWFVLDESGLHLRCRYPDTDEARRNVGRWLDLLVAELRREVQDVSGGPLEDATP
- a CDS encoding thiamine pyrophosphate-requiring protein, which gives rise to MAEQRLVADLVVERLRAWGVGRLFGYSGDGINPVMGALRRAGGDPEFVQARHEENAALMAVGHAKYTGEVGVMISTQGPGAVHLLNGLYDAKLDHQPVVAIVGQQPTTALGAEYQQEIDLSSLFKDVAAQYVQAVLAPEQAAMVIDRAFRTALATRSPCVVILPHDIQVEPAPEDLPHEHGVVPTVPQWRPPRVLPAEHDLAEAAAVLNAGQRVALLVGQGARDAGDQVRAVAERLGAGVTTSLLGKPWWDETLPTSCGVMGHLGTTASGWLLDQCDTLLIVGSNDPWTEFYPAPGQARGVQVDIDGRHLGNRYPVEVGLVGDAAETLEALLPLLEEERDPVWGERVTEQVVRWHEIAAERANADAHPLSPERVVRALSSRLPADAQVAVDVGSITYWYARHLTLPPGVPAHLSSTLASMGSGLPYGIAAKLAAPDRPVVALVGDGAMQMNGIAELVTVAHRWRDWADPRFVVLVLHNDELAEVTWEQRETEGDPRFDASQTLPDFPYARYADLLGLTGIRVERPEELDSAWDRALAADRPVVLEAIVDPDVPLLPPFPGGEEKLESFRRGLDQEEDGEHARALLDEQARQESE
- a CDS encoding amidohydrolase, producing the protein MDHLLMRDVRLVPVRAGDVVPDAPVDIRIRGGEVTEVGPGLAVEDAEVVDGGGGWVIPGLWDHHVHLAQWTLASSRLDLSPARSAADAVRMVRERLDEWPDRPVIGWGHRSTAWPEEPVVSMLDAIDTDQPIILIAGDGHHGWLNTTALVTLALPVREGVVSEAEWFRAYGRLATVIGDDGSGPDAYRRTFDGAARLGVVGVTDFEFSGGFREWVERRRGGADTLRVRMATYADGLDEVIAAGLRTGDPLPDCDDLIRMGPLKIISDGSLNTKTAWCCEPYVGPSPLGFPLGNPNQSTEELRELLARATEHGLEVAVHAIGDQAVAEVLDAFEATGARGTVEHAQLVRREDVTRMAALGVVASVQPAHLLDDRDVSERLWPGRGDRCFALRWMLDDGVRLAMGSDAPVAQLDPWLAMAAAVHRTADEREPWHPEQSITAREALAASTDGLGVVAPGHPGDLVLLEVDPLAELGSPTEVAAHLRGMGERVAGTWVAGRRVYP
- a CDS encoding alpha/beta fold hydrolase; its protein translation is MPRLTVPHAELDWELSDEGGAPVVQLHGLTSSRYRDRLLDLDLGLGLSGTRLLRYDARGHGRSTGRKVPQDYRWEALADDLLRLLDHVFPGEAVHGVGPSMGCGTLLHAITRRPDRFSALTLVVPPTAWETRTAKSADYLEAADLVDREGFEAFVAVGAAVALPPATVGTPRTVPDVPKEMLSTLFRGAALTDLPPRDAVARIAVPTTVLAWTDDPSHPQSTAEELVSLVRGSRLVLASAPEDVARWPGLLHEQVQSRHGTRSGDPHSLS